Below is a window of Vibrio sp. SS-MA-C1-2 DNA.
CTGCCACCCTCTCTATTCGTCGAAATATCAGCAAAGAAAATTGCCAAATTATTGCCGTTGATAACTCATCTGCCATGATTGAACGTTGTCAGCGCAATATCGATGCTTATCGTGGCAACGTTCCTGTTTCGGTGATTGAAGCTGATATCCGCGATGTTGAGATAGAGAATGCATCGGTGGTTGTTCTTAATTTCACCCTGCAATTCCTTAATCCTGAAGATCGCCAACGTCTACTTGAAAAAATCTATAACGGATTGCGCCCCGGTGGTATTCTGATCTTATCTGAAAAATTTGTCTTCGATGATCAACCCACTCACGAACTTCTTATCGAGCTATACCATGATTTTAAGCGTGCTAATGGCTATAGCGAGCTTGAAATTAGTCAAAAACGCAGCGCATTAGAAAATGTCATGCGACCAGACACCATTGAACATCATAAGACGCGTCTGCTTGATATTGGCTTTGACTCTTGTGAAGTTTGGTTCCAATGCTTTAACTTTGGCTCAATGTTCGCCATTAAACAGAATTAGACAACATTAAGCCATGTTATACCCAAAGTAATTGGCGTTGCTAGTAGCCGGCGAACGAGTACAGCCAGCAACCTAGCAACTTCAAATAAGAAAGGTATAGCAAACTAAATAAAACCGAATACAGATAAACGGATAACGCTTATAACTAGCAAAAATCGTTATCCTGTTTTAATCTCTTTTTTATGGCTACATTTAATCATGTATTCACAATAAATTTTATTTCTCATTTTTGATTCCAAATTGGATAAATACCTTTATGTTATTTGATTTTTCAGACTTTTATCAGATCATTGCCAAAAATCGTCTTAGTCATTGGCTAAATACCTTACCGACACAATTAACCGTTTGGCAGAAAGAGCATCCTCATGGCCAACTTCCTCGTTGGATTAAGATGTTGAATAAAATTCCAACCACCGCACCTTCTTCCGCAGAGCTAAAAGATGAAGTTCGTATTGGTGAGTCTGGTGAGCTAGAACGTGGACAATCGG
It encodes the following:
- the cmoA gene encoding carboxy-S-adenosyl-L-methionine synthase CmoA, whose amino-acid sequence is MAKKDNVFAAPIEKLGDFNFDERVAEVFPDMIQRSVPGYSNIISAIGMLTERFAQADSNLYDLGCSLGAATLSIRRNISKENCQIIAVDNSSAMIERCQRNIDAYRGNVPVSVIEADIRDVEIENASVVVLNFTLQFLNPEDRQRLLEKIYNGLRPGGILILSEKFVFDDQPTHELLIELYHDFKRANGYSELEISQKRSALENVMRPDTIEHHKTRLLDIGFDSCEVWFQCFNFGSMFAIKQN